In Fructilactobacillus cliffordii, a single genomic region encodes these proteins:
- a CDS encoding aspartate-semialdehyde dehydrogenase — MKEYNVAILGATGAVGTRMIQQLEQSSIPVKQVKLLASPRSAGKVLQFKGQDVTVEATTPESFDDVDIVLASAGGAASKQFLPEAVKRGAVAVDNTSAFRMDPEVPLVVPEVNEDAIAQHKGIIANPNCSTIQMVVALKPIFDVAGLKQIIVSTYQAGSGAGQTAIQELDDEAQQHLNGEPMTADIFPVKSEAHHYPLAFNLLPQIDVFEPDGSTHEEWKMVHETKKIMLGEMNDPKIKVNATCVRVPVVIGHGESVYFEVEDNTNLDAHKVQELIKHGDGLVLEDDPAEQLYPQPINAEGHTDTYVGRVREDPENPGAYNLWVVADNLLKGAAANTVEIAEKLVEHDLVRVPADYYGKE; from the coding sequence ATGAAGGAATATAACGTTGCGATCTTAGGAGCGACTGGAGCCGTAGGAACACGCATGATTCAACAACTGGAACAATCTTCGATTCCGGTTAAGCAGGTGAAACTGTTGGCTTCGCCTCGCTCAGCGGGTAAAGTGTTGCAGTTTAAGGGTCAAGATGTGACGGTCGAAGCCACGACGCCCGAATCCTTTGACGACGTGGACATTGTCTTAGCATCTGCTGGGGGCGCTGCTTCCAAGCAGTTTCTGCCCGAGGCCGTTAAACGCGGAGCGGTTGCCGTTGATAATACCAGTGCCTTTCGGATGGACCCAGAAGTACCATTGGTGGTGCCGGAAGTGAACGAGGATGCGATTGCCCAACACAAGGGAATTATTGCCAACCCTAACTGTTCCACGATTCAAATGGTGGTGGCTTTAAAACCAATCTTTGACGTAGCGGGCTTGAAGCAAATCATCGTTTCTACTTATCAGGCTGGTTCCGGAGCCGGACAAACGGCCATCCAAGAGTTAGATGACGAAGCCCAACAACATTTAAACGGAGAACCGATGACGGCGGATATCTTCCCCGTAAAGAGTGAAGCACACCACTACCCGTTGGCCTTTAACTTGCTGCCACAAATTGACGTGTTTGAACCAGATGGTTCCACGCACGAAGAGTGGAAGATGGTCCATGAGACCAAGAAGATTATGCTGGGTGAAATGAACGATCCGAAGATCAAGGTCAACGCGACCTGTGTTCGGGTGCCCGTTGTGATTGGTCACGGAGAATCGGTGTACTTTGAAGTGGAAGATAACACTAATTTAGACGCTCACAAGGTTCAAGAATTAATCAAGCACGGTGATGGTTTGGTCTTAGAAGATGATCCAGCCGAACAACTTTATCCGCAACCGATTAACGCAGAAGGTCACACCGATACCTACGTGGGCCGGGTCCGGGAAGACCCGGAAAATCCCGGTGCTTACAACCTGTGGGTCGTAGCCGATAACCTCTTAAAGGGCGCCGCCGCAAACACCGTTGAAATTGCCGAAAAACTGGTGGAACATGACTTAGTGCGGGTCCCAGCGGATTACTACGGAAAAGAATAA
- a CDS encoding amino acid ABC transporter permease translates to MGYINQVLPSLLEGLKMTLGVFVLTLVGSLPLGVIVAILQKSPLKILRWIIDTYITIMRGTPLLLQIVFVYYGLSLANLITLPRFEAAVFTFILNYAAYFAEIFRGGMQAVPAGQYAGAKVLGFSRLQTMWYITLPQVVKTVMPSVGNEVINLIKDTSLVYVIGLGDLMRAGNIAVSRDVTLIPYLLVGAMYLGLTIILTVAMRYIEKRLNYYR, encoded by the coding sequence ATGGGTTACATCAATCAAGTTTTACCCAGTTTATTGGAAGGGTTAAAAATGACGCTGGGCGTGTTCGTCTTGACGTTAGTGGGTTCATTGCCGTTAGGAGTAATTGTTGCCATCCTGCAAAAATCACCGCTAAAAATTTTGCGCTGGATCATTGATACCTACATCACCATCATGCGGGGAACACCGCTCCTGCTACAAATTGTGTTTGTCTACTACGGGTTAAGTCTCGCCAACCTGATTACGCTACCCCGGTTTGAAGCGGCAGTATTTACCTTCATTTTGAACTATGCCGCTTACTTTGCCGAAATCTTTCGGGGTGGGATGCAGGCCGTTCCAGCTGGTCAATACGCCGGAGCCAAGGTACTCGGCTTTAGCCGGTTGCAAACGATGTGGTACATCACGTTACCGCAGGTGGTGAAAACTGTGATGCCATCGGTGGGAAACGAAGTGATCAACCTGATAAAGGATACCTCGTTAGTTTATGTCATTGGACTGGGGGACCTGATGCGGGCCGGAAACATTGCCGTATCACGAGACGTCACCTTAATTCCATATCTATTAGTCGGAGCAATGTACCTCGGGTTGACCATCATCTTAACCGTTGCGATGCGTTACATTGAAAAACGGCTCAACTACTACCGTTAG